From the Microscilla marina ATCC 23134 genome, one window contains:
- a CDS encoding fibronectin type III domain-containing protein: MRIHLFKCLLIVGALLLGASDHTTAQRNYSVKLIATVSPPHSPFLHSYSYSSALTLHLILNGVTAYAGYLRIKLESMDGRGIVIQTRANYLPLLDLGPSQTMNGSDLSDYFDVSNLDFQGYSRQQYLKTKRIPDGIYKLTFSFVDRYRPSVSVSNVDILSEKTLRVFALQPPILNFPLMMSQTNRSNQSLKPIPISWTRPANTPFNPEYELVLNELRPDCQNQYANINANNQAASRISQGEIFNCLGPEIFRTSTTSLIYNYGMQAEPMLGLGKWYAIRIQARDPQGRTLFINDGVSQIRVFRYGKPCPIPIRLKATALNPYQVQLDWDALPDHTGYTVHFKREGDAYKWYTQRALSNRTQINDMEPGVSYSFKLTANCNAFGSEETATVDFRMPTPKPTGVQCGKPLVVDLSNQRPISNLRVGDKIMAADFEFTLVEVKPLGGGWFAGRAYTHINYFQGARVFARFDRIKINTDKRLIDGELTTTGAGTQIIPDEWRDQYLSFTGEINNLFDEIERGLDKIDQVVGKIDQVLKKVEQWVKNYNGPDKAELLETIQIGKKAIEEGKKDWKDGKLTEAAKKLKDGSGKVLGAAAKMVKNTLEKLLRDLKDLLKEALDALRGRSKAEKEKLAAQKKKDWLAYQKLRAEVVIEDQGFRIKVNGADSTLAPSGQTTGTEVKNDLFPETTHVAISQTEKAKAFDEKVNTLLEVYQKFDFEKLRFDQILVYINDPGKFGTLLEKVKKSMESLGEELLEDLSQNKLKLVKAKIETEVNKIIDDLVKEFYEKESKK; encoded by the coding sequence ATGCGCATCCATTTATTCAAGTGCCTCCTAATTGTGGGAGCTTTGCTTTTAGGAGCCAGTGATCACACCACTGCTCAACGAAACTATAGCGTCAAGTTAATCGCCACAGTCAGTCCTCCTCATAGCCCCTTTTTACACTCCTATAGCTATTCTAGCGCCCTTACTCTCCATCTTATATTAAATGGAGTGACCGCTTATGCGGGTTATTTACGTATCAAATTGGAAAGTATGGATGGGCGGGGAATTGTCATCCAAACCAGGGCTAACTATTTGCCCTTGCTCGATTTGGGACCTAGCCAAACAATGAATGGCTCCGATTTGTCGGATTACTTCGATGTAAGCAACTTAGATTTTCAGGGGTATTCTCGGCAGCAGTATTTAAAGACGAAAAGAATTCCTGATGGTATCTACAAGCTAACCTTCTCATTTGTAGATCGTTACCGCCCTAGCGTGTCGGTGTCCAATGTAGATATTTTATCAGAGAAAACACTGCGGGTATTTGCTTTGCAGCCACCCATTCTGAATTTTCCGTTAATGATGAGTCAGACCAATCGAAGCAATCAAAGCCTAAAACCCATTCCGATCAGTTGGACAAGACCAGCTAACACCCCATTTAATCCTGAGTATGAATTAGTATTGAACGAGCTACGCCCCGATTGTCAAAACCAATATGCGAATATAAACGCAAATAACCAAGCCGCCAGCCGAATATCTCAAGGCGAAATATTCAATTGCCTGGGTCCCGAAATATTTCGTACCAGCACAACTAGCCTGATTTACAACTATGGCATGCAAGCCGAACCTATGCTGGGCTTGGGTAAATGGTACGCCATCCGCATCCAGGCGCGCGACCCCCAGGGCAGAACTTTGTTTATCAACGACGGAGTGAGCCAGATTCGGGTGTTTCGTTATGGCAAACCCTGCCCCATCCCGATTCGCTTAAAGGCGACTGCCCTTAACCCCTACCAGGTACAGCTTGATTGGGATGCCTTGCCCGACCACACAGGTTATACCGTACACTTCAAACGCGAAGGCGATGCCTATAAATGGTACACCCAACGTGCCCTCTCCAATCGCACCCAAATCAATGATATGGAACCTGGAGTATCCTATTCGTTCAAACTTACCGCCAACTGCAACGCCTTTGGCAGCGAAGAAACCGCCACCGTAGATTTTAGAATGCCCACCCCCAAGCCCACCGGAGTACAATGCGGCAAACCCCTGGTGGTAGACCTGAGCAACCAGCGCCCGATCTCAAATTTGCGAGTAGGCGACAAGATCATGGCGGCTGACTTTGAGTTTACCTTGGTAGAAGTCAAACCCCTGGGGGGAGGTTGGTTTGCGGGCAGAGCCTACACCCACATCAATTATTTTCAGGGAGCCAGGGTGTTTGCCCGCTTCGACCGCATCAAGATCAACACCGACAAACGCCTCATCGATGGGGAATTGACCACCACTGGGGCGGGCACTCAAATCATACCCGACGAGTGGCGCGACCAGTACCTGAGCTTTACGGGCGAAATCAACAATTTATTTGACGAAATAGAACGAGGGCTGGATAAAATAGACCAGGTGGTAGGTAAAATAGACCAGGTACTGAAAAAGGTAGAACAGTGGGTAAAAAACTACAATGGTCCCGATAAAGCCGAGCTACTGGAAACTATCCAAATTGGCAAAAAGGCAATTGAGGAGGGGAAGAAAGACTGGAAGGATGGGAAGTTAACTGAAGCGGCAAAAAAACTCAAGGATGGCAGTGGGAAGGTGTTGGGCGCAGCGGCTAAAATGGTGAAAAATACGTTGGAGAAGTTATTGAGAGATTTGAAGGATTTGTTGAAGGAGGCACTCGATGCCTTGCGAGGGAGAAGCAAAGCAGAGAAGGAAAAACTAGCCGCCCAAAAGAAAAAAGACTGGCTGGCTTACCAAAAACTAAGGGCAGAAGTAGTCATAGAAGACCAAGGTTTTAGGATCAAGGTAAACGGCGCTGACAGCACTCTGGCACCCTCTGGACAAACTACTGGCACTGAGGTAAAAAATGACTTGTTTCCTGAAACCACCCACGTGGCAATAAGCCAAACCGAGAAGGCCAAAGCCTTTGACGAAAAAGTAAATACGCTACTGGAGGTGTACCAAAAGTTTGATTTTGAAAAGCTTCGATTCGATCAAATTCTGGTTTATATCAATGACCCTGGCAAATTTGGAACACTGTTGGAAAAAGTAAAGAAAAGTATGGAGAGCTTGGGCGAAGAACTGTTGGAAGACTTGTCACAAAACAAGCTAAAGTTGGTCAAAGCCAAGATAGAGACTGAAGTAAACAAGATCATTGATGATTTAGTAAAAGAGTTTTACGAGAAGGAATCAAAGAAATAA